One genomic region from Cardiobacteriaceae bacterium TAE3-ERU3 encodes:
- a CDS encoding tail assembly protein, whose protein sequence is MATVVFYGDLRERYGSRFDLCVETAGEAIRALYMQIDGLKQHLIKGAYFVRVAKNNVTESNAEDRLHGKLNDDDVIHVVPEAAGGGRFGQIIAGAVLIVAGYLVTGLSYGWAAPVGGAMINLGIGLIAGGVAQLLIKPPSYDTKQGSDSSKSSSFTNLDNISPQGAHVPVAYGYLEVGSVVVSQSIESYDLKEQAEKPTGGYSYTRQYFAPTPVDGSHVPDYSDDDVRAHNYKLVVAEEE, encoded by the coding sequence ATGGCAACCGTGGTTTTTTACGGAGATTTACGCGAGCGTTACGGCTCGCGTTTTGATTTGTGTGTTGAGACAGCGGGCGAGGCAATCCGCGCACTGTATATGCAGATCGACGGGCTAAAGCAGCACTTAATCAAAGGCGCGTATTTTGTGCGCGTGGCCAAGAACAACGTCACAGAGAGTAATGCAGAGGATCGATTGCACGGCAAACTCAATGATGATGACGTTATACATGTTGTGCCTGAGGCCGCTGGTGGGGGGAGATTTGGGCAGATTATCGCAGGTGCCGTATTAATAGTCGCCGGCTATCTCGTGACTGGCTTATCGTACGGCTGGGCTGCCCCCGTTGGTGGTGCAATGATTAATCTAGGTATAGGTTTAATCGCTGGCGGTGTCGCGCAATTGCTGATAAAACCGCCATCGTACGACACCAAACAGGGTAGCGACAGCAGCAAATCATCCTCGTTTACCAACCTCGACAACATTAGCCCGCAGGGCGCACATGTACCCGTGGCATACGGTTATTTGGAGGTCGGAAGTGTCGTCGTGTCTCAATCAATCGAATCATACGATCTCAAAGAGCAAGCGGAAAAGCCGACGGGTGGATACAGTTATACGCGGCAATATTTCGCGCCGACACCAGTTGATGGCTCGCATGTGCCGGACTACAGCGATGATGATGTACGTGCGCATAATTATAAATTAGTAGTGGCAGAGGAAGAATAA
- a CDS encoding transferrin-binding protein-like solute binding protein yields MQIKQAILSAFIIMGVSACGGSSGGNQVTAGQTKPATVKPADPVKPADPVKPAGPTEHEFGLTPKDIELAKSTSKDIQVSSQNQMKGILAGIPLASLQSGKVEDLRYEKINDIGKMHVGTSLGPIIVPIGNGNSGINIVENYNAADASYRYFMVSDDSYKSVQFAHALNTSPNQIVGSFFRGSTTPENMMPTAGKASYVGQTIVAMGSDYSKAPMIGAVKADADFGDKTLGFNIDIPGKFNASLDAKIIGSVFAGVDGNKEIQGIFAGDNASELTGQYLDSDKKVHAVYGAKKIIQPTDDLNVQDPKKLVDDMNKELLESDLGKKLIDQLLN; encoded by the coding sequence ATGCAGATTAAACAAGCGATTCTTTCAGCGTTCATAATTATGGGCGTAAGCGCATGTGGCGGTAGTAGTGGTGGCAATCAGGTAACAGCGGGTCAAACCAAGCCCGCTACTGTCAAGCCAGCTGATCCAGTCAAGCCAGCTGATCCAGTCAAGCCCGCCGGACCTACGGAGCATGAATTTGGACTGACACCAAAAGATATTGAACTAGCAAAAAGTACATCAAAGGATATTCAAGTATCATCACAAAATCAGATGAAAGGAATTTTGGCAGGAATACCTTTGGCAAGTCTGCAAAGCGGCAAAGTAGAAGATTTACGCTACGAGAAAATTAATGATATAGGCAAAATGCATGTCGGGACCTCATTAGGCCCAATTATTGTTCCAATTGGAAATGGTAATTCAGGCATCAATATCGTCGAGAATTATAATGCCGCTGATGCATCATATCGCTACTTCATGGTAAGCGATGATAGCTATAAATCAGTTCAATTTGCGCATGCACTAAATACAAGCCCGAACCAGATTGTAGGAAGCTTCTTCCGAGGCAGTACTACTCCAGAAAATATGATGCCTACTGCTGGTAAAGCATCTTATGTTGGACAGACAATTGTTGCCATGGGTTCGGATTATTCTAAAGCGCCTATGATAGGTGCTGTAAAAGCGGATGCAGATTTTGGGGATAAAACACTAGGGTTCAATATAGATATTCCCGGTAAATTTAATGCTTCCCTCGATGCTAAAATCATTGGTAGTGTATTCGCTGGTGTAGATGGAAATAAAGAAATTCAAGGCATATTCGCGGGTGATAATGCTAGTGAGCTAACAGGCCAATATTTGGATTCTGATAAGAAAGTCCATGCTGTGTATGGGGCAAAGAAAATTATCCAACCAACAGATGATCTTAATGTTCAGGACCCGAAGAAATTAGTTGATGATATGAATAAAGAGTTATTGGAAAGCGATTTAGGTAAAAAGCTAATTGACCAACTTTTAAACTAA
- a CDS encoding C40 family peptidase: MTPVEHAKACQPAESAGFFVGDEYVPCTNVADDPVNNFRIAPSEWRPDADAIVHSHPDGYPWLSTADRVQQHRTGLDWYLVVGDELKHFRYAPLLRGRQFDYGRFDCYTIVRDAYMLCGIELIDYQRKGMREEIADNAFVVSMPKTGFYEVEDGIQPGDVVLSNVAGVANHAGVYLGDERILHHPARQLSRVEQLGGFWHKSIHSIWRHEQWDKSMIEAIENDVKEII; this comes from the coding sequence ATGACACCAGTTGAACACGCGAAAGCATGCCAGCCCGCCGAAAGTGCGGGCTTTTTTGTGGGTGATGAATACGTGCCTTGCACCAATGTTGCTGATGACCCTGTAAACAACTTCAGGATTGCGCCGAGCGAGTGGCGGCCTGATGCGGATGCGATTGTCCACAGCCATCCTGACGGCTACCCGTGGCTATCGACAGCAGACAGAGTACAACAGCACCGCACAGGGCTTGATTGGTACCTAGTCGTCGGTGATGAGTTAAAGCATTTTCGCTATGCGCCTTTGTTACGCGGACGTCAGTTTGATTATGGTCGTTTCGACTGCTACACGATTGTCCGCGATGCGTACATGCTGTGCGGCATTGAGCTGATCGACTACCAGCGCAAAGGGATGCGTGAGGAAATTGCCGACAATGCTTTTGTTGTCAGTATGCCGAAAACAGGATTTTATGAGGTCGAGGACGGCATCCAGCCCGGCGATGTTGTGCTGAGCAATGTTGCAGGGGTAGCAAACCACGCCGGAGTTTATTTGGGCGACGAGCGAATTTTGCACCATCCGGCGCGTCAGCTGTCACGAGTCGAGCAGTTGGGCGGCTTTTGGCACAAATCAATCCACAGTATTTGGCGACACGAGCAATGGGATAAAAGCATGATCGAGGCGATCGAGAACGACGTGAAGGAGATTATTTAA
- a CDS encoding phage tail protein has translation MDTFNWKVDLAGAGRKSAKAARVVKFGDGYEQRQADGIAPPLKTWSVTKTAKKAEADEIEAFLLRHTVTPFYWQPDDVDGKYVLDEGGVQRSFLGAGWCRLSWTAREVRA, from the coding sequence ATGGACACATTTAACTGGAAAGTAGACCTCGCAGGCGCAGGGCGAAAATCTGCGAAAGCAGCACGCGTGGTCAAATTTGGCGACGGCTACGAACAGCGCCAAGCGGATGGCATAGCACCACCGCTGAAAACGTGGTCAGTAACAAAGACGGCAAAGAAAGCCGAAGCTGACGAAATAGAAGCTTTTTTGCTGCGCCATACTGTCACACCATTTTACTGGCAACCGGACGATGTGGACGGTAAATATGTACTCGATGAAGGCGGCGTTCAGCGCTCATTCCTCGGCGCTGGGTGGTGCAGGCTGTCATGGACGGCTCGCGAGGTAAGAGCATGA
- a CDS encoding phage antirepressor N-terminal domain-containing protein, whose protein sequence is MTNYSIQTVDFHGQPLLTIEQDGTHYTAMKPICDNIGLQWDAQFRRIKRDEVLSEGIAIMAIPSGGGEQKMLCLPIEYLNGWLFGIDVKRVKAEIRETLIMYKRECYQALYNYWHKGQATNPRFEYSVNPSDTLTLEQGDALRDMLRETAEKLPKASQGKFMVQGWSKLKAHFGVKYRDIPQSEYAEALSIISRHSVEALHGELLPRQENQYTAEKARELRVNGIYLLDSGFAQYKEQSGQIRKAWDMAADMSIMAERIMRLLGTATHNGARVYTALSEAQFKLCHNDEERREGREKAAEWFASR, encoded by the coding sequence ATGACTAATTATAGCATCCAAACCGTAGATTTCCACGGTCAACCACTTTTAACCATTGAACAAGATGGCACTCATTACACCGCTATGAAGCCAATTTGTGACAATATAGGGCTACAGTGGGACGCTCAATTTCGCCGTATCAAGCGTGATGAGGTATTGAGCGAAGGTATTGCCATCATGGCAATACCTTCTGGCGGAGGTGAGCAAAAAATGCTTTGCTTACCAATCGAATACTTGAATGGCTGGTTATTTGGCATTGACGTAAAACGTGTTAAAGCTGAAATTCGCGAAACCCTGATTATGTATAAGCGCGAATGTTACCAAGCACTGTATAACTACTGGCACAAAGGACAAGCAACAAACCCTCGGTTTGAGTACAGCGTGAATCCAAGTGACACCCTGACACTTGAACAAGGTGATGCACTACGTGACATGCTTCGAGAAACTGCTGAAAAGTTGCCAAAGGCGTCACAGGGTAAATTTATGGTACAGGGCTGGTCGAAGCTTAAAGCACATTTTGGAGTTAAGTATCGAGATATTCCACAGTCAGAATATGCTGAGGCACTTTCAATCATCAGCCGCCATTCTGTAGAGGCATTACATGGTGAACTTTTACCACGCCAAGAGAACCAATACACTGCTGAGAAAGCGAGAGAGTTGCGAGTTAACGGCATTTACCTGCTAGACAGTGGATTTGCGCAGTACAAGGAACAAAGCGGACAAATACGCAAGGCTTGGGATATGGCCGCTGATATGTCCATCATGGCTGAGCGGATTATGAGGCTACTCGGAACAGCAACGCACAATGGCGCTCGCGTTTACACCGCACTATCAGAAGCGCAGTTCAAACTGTGCCATAACGACGAAGAGCGTAGAGAAGGGCGAGAGAAAGCAGCTGAATGGTTTGCCTCTCGGTAA
- a CDS encoding helix-turn-helix domain-containing protein, with amino-acid sequence MSLNDTRPHESLGQRIKQRRLELNMSLRDLSEKVGMSHTALNTIEKDKVENSRYIIEIADALGVTQQWLLTGSGMKEKQFFSFAPLITMEQAASFTSINDLDLDENTRWFPTVYDYKDQCFALVSEGTSMENPADPHHIPSGSYVIFNAANKNPDSGQLVLAKLDKLDEATFKKLVIEGTNRYLEPLNPRYPIITDDFTIIATAVSLIGML; translated from the coding sequence ATGAGCCTCAACGATACACGCCCCCATGAGAGCCTAGGTCAACGTATAAAACAGCGCCGACTTGAATTAAATATGTCGCTTCGTGATCTTTCTGAAAAGGTCGGCATGTCGCACACCGCACTAAATACTATTGAAAAAGACAAAGTTGAAAACTCTCGCTACATAATCGAAATAGCAGATGCCCTTGGCGTTACACAGCAATGGCTTCTTACTGGCAGCGGGATGAAAGAGAAACAATTTTTTTCTTTCGCCCCACTAATCACGATGGAACAAGCAGCATCGTTTACAAGCATTAATGACCTAGACCTAGATGAAAATACACGCTGGTTCCCTACAGTCTATGACTACAAAGACCAATGTTTTGCGCTGGTTTCTGAAGGAACAAGCATGGAAAATCCTGCCGACCCCCACCATATACCGAGTGGTAGCTACGTAATATTTAACGCCGCTAACAAAAACCCTGATTCAGGCCAACTGGTTTTAGCTAAGCTCGATAAGCTCGATGAGGCAACTTTCAAGAAACTTGTTATCGAAGGTACAAACAGATACCTAGAGCCGCTCAACCCACGCTATCCGATAATCACAGATGACTTTACGATAATAGCCACTGCTGTATCGCTTATTGGCATGCTATAG
- a CDS encoding phage minor tail protein L: protein MRNVQHPETLADLSQDALITLFDIDLTKVNGGITYFCDKLNERNEPMIWKEQVYTPYPIIARGFEVRGDGPSGRPTLTVSNLLGWVTGAVAAYDGIVGCKVTRRQVQARYLDPMNFITESNPDHDPLAEFVDRWTINRLTSLNKNSATFELASPSETDNAVLPARPVLANVRPSLQELKQKYGKTAVLPYRGFPSVNKRGS from the coding sequence ATGAGAAACGTACAACATCCCGAGACGCTGGCCGATCTATCGCAAGATGCGCTCATTACCCTGTTTGACATCGACCTGACAAAAGTCAACGGCGGCATCACGTATTTTTGCGACAAATTGAACGAGCGCAACGAGCCGATGATTTGGAAAGAGCAGGTTTATACGCCTTACCCGATCATTGCGCGAGGGTTTGAGGTTAGAGGTGATGGGCCATCAGGACGGCCAACACTCACAGTATCAAACCTGCTGGGTTGGGTTACTGGCGCAGTAGCGGCGTATGACGGCATTGTCGGCTGTAAAGTCACTCGCCGTCAGGTGCAAGCACGTTACCTCGACCCGATGAACTTTATCACCGAATCTAATCCTGATCATGATCCGCTAGCTGAGTTTGTAGACCGCTGGACGATCAACCGATTAACGTCACTGAACAAAAACAGCGCCACATTTGAACTAGCATCACCGAGTGAGACAGATAACGCGGTATTACCAGCGCGGCCAGTGCTTGCCAATGTGCGCCCATCGTTGCAAGAGTTGAAGCAGAAGTACGGCAAGACGGCGGTTTTACCGTATCGCGGCTTCCCCTCTGTCAATAAACGAGGTAGCTAA
- a CDS encoding phage regulatory protein/antirepressor Ant has translation MGKQSHRNEKGRGVAKLAAASLEPYSKGTNMKDDSKLTVNIPLISIVNDEPTTTSLAIAEGTEVQHKNVMELTRKYLEDLQLFGTLAFETRKSGGRPTEYAILNEPQSTLLITYLKNTEIVRKFKMSLVKAFFEAREQLRHRFDPAQMSRSEILRIALDAEEEKQKLAAQIELDKPKVQFAERHARADGWFCLRDAAKQAGLPPKRFNLLLHEHGYIYRSPSAGVWLPYSSATQKGLLDVKSTTIARPDGTEKVTQQCMVTAKGLQYFQNKFATEEAPV, from the coding sequence ATGGGAAAGCAATCGCATAGAAACGAAAAAGGCCGCGGAGTCGCCAAACTTGCCGCAGCCTCATTAGAACCATATAGCAAAGGAACTAACATGAAAGATGATAGCAAACTTACGGTGAATATTCCATTAATCAGCATTGTTAATGATGAGCCTACTACAACCTCGTTGGCAATTGCTGAAGGTACAGAGGTTCAACATAAAAATGTGATGGAACTCACACGGAAATATTTAGAGGATTTACAGCTTTTTGGAACTTTGGCGTTTGAAACGCGGAAGTCCGGAGGGCGTCCAACAGAATACGCGATTCTGAATGAGCCGCAATCAACTTTACTTATTACCTATCTGAAGAATACCGAGATAGTTCGTAAATTCAAAATGTCATTGGTTAAGGCATTTTTTGAAGCACGTGAACAACTTCGTCATCGTTTCGATCCAGCACAGATGTCTCGTAGTGAGATTCTTAGGATAGCGCTTGATGCCGAGGAAGAAAAACAGAAGTTGGCGGCTCAAATAGAGCTTGATAAACCAAAAGTTCAGTTCGCCGAGCGCCATGCTCGCGCTGATGGTTGGTTCTGCCTTCGTGATGCGGCTAAGCAGGCTGGATTGCCCCCTAAAAGGTTTAATTTGCTGCTTCATGAACACGGATATATTTATCGCTCACCTAGTGCTGGTGTTTGGTTGCCGTATTCGTCTGCTACCCAAAAAGGTTTACTGGATGTCAAATCGACAACAATTGCGAGACCCGACGGAACAGAAAAAGTAACTCAGCAGTGCATGGTTACAGCCAAAGGATTGCAATACTTCCAGAACAAGTTTGCAACCGAGGAGGCGCCAGTATGA
- a CDS encoding tape measure protein: METATLRMLVDSTGSEVAARNLNRMSEASNRAEHNVNRLGRESVQVSEQLRRLANIMKLVAGSYIANEILRMADTMKQAEAQIKLVTKATDDYRKIMNDVMQVANRTYSSFDSMTSLYTRTSRAMSHYGKSAEEVLKFTESVANAMRIGRASTSEQAAAMMQLSQALASGRLQGDEFRSLMETAPILMEQLAKSLGLTTHQLRVLASEGKLTTQTIYKAIHGSAAELAEMASKIPPSFGEAMQVLFNNLTVLVGELDKATGFTDSLSISIVWLGNHLKDIAFVSGAAAIGWLTGMIGTIGGATGAVGLLSGAFATLTNVMRTNPFGLVLVSVATLIAYLGETGDALYLLGSIASSVAAGFAAVWYDAAMVFNELWSTAKTVFSNIEKNAQSSASNSGSSFSDFFESTGGGFWGVIETAATVFDMLAAVTRTTYSYMFSLIEGFGKSVGNVWNNIKVSILESVKGFLDGIINGLNQLPDWMLPDGGIGPVNISTGTRVEDAFKPFNDVSFDKVMEDAFLLQSSEGMAAAVRRLKEEQEQLKKAKKEATGGRSNNHGDLIEDIGGRSKTGKSAAERALQDFHRQLSSMVQEAMQLSDTIEQMQMNNGLVSAFHQVTDLQIEMAANAEKYKNYTQEQTNALLEQAGVLDRLAEKKAVMEFATEHKQRLDDMRFEIELIGKTAEEIDRLRFIRELNLDAQRRMAGASEEGKAAIEAEIDALAGLRDELERQRAAREAAINADWLGGVESGVRQAYEQFGSLNKLMESGTVRALNTVGDAFGDFATKGKMDVRSMTISILEDFARMFAKIAVMKAAAGLLGSFGGSAAGSFAGISAGASGYAGMSTMPTFANGGAFSNGVEFFANGGIVDQPTLFGMSGGRKGVMGEAGAEAIMPLSRGRDGKLGVKFDGNGGQQVIINQTTIINADGSSESDADGAQQVATAVKMIVSDELQREMRPGGKLNEAIKRIK, from the coding sequence ATGGAAACGGCTACGCTGAGAATGTTGGTTGATAGCACCGGTAGCGAAGTGGCCGCTCGCAACCTTAACCGAATGAGTGAGGCGAGTAACAGAGCTGAACACAATGTTAATCGGCTAGGGCGCGAATCGGTACAGGTCAGTGAGCAGTTGCGAAGGCTGGCAAATATAATGAAATTGGTTGCTGGTAGCTATATTGCAAATGAAATCTTGCGCATGGCCGATACGATGAAGCAGGCAGAAGCGCAGATAAAGCTTGTCACGAAAGCTACGGATGACTACCGCAAAATCATGAATGACGTAATGCAGGTAGCTAACCGTACATATTCAAGCTTTGACAGTATGACCAGCTTATATACCCGTACCAGTCGTGCTATGAGCCATTATGGGAAGTCGGCCGAAGAAGTCCTCAAATTTACTGAATCAGTAGCAAATGCGATGCGTATTGGTCGTGCATCTACATCTGAGCAGGCCGCGGCAATGATGCAGTTATCACAGGCACTGGCATCAGGGCGTTTACAAGGGGATGAATTCCGTTCACTCATGGAAACTGCGCCAATACTGATGGAACAATTAGCCAAAAGCTTAGGGCTAACTACTCATCAGTTAAGGGTTCTGGCCAGTGAAGGCAAACTTACTACTCAGACCATTTACAAAGCTATTCACGGTAGTGCTGCTGAACTTGCAGAAATGGCCAGTAAAATACCACCTTCGTTCGGTGAAGCCATGCAGGTGCTATTTAATAATCTCACGGTGCTTGTTGGCGAGCTGGATAAAGCGACTGGGTTCACTGATTCATTATCAATTTCCATTGTATGGTTAGGCAATCACCTCAAGGATATTGCCTTTGTTTCAGGCGCTGCAGCCATTGGCTGGCTCACTGGCATGATAGGGACAATAGGAGGGGCAACAGGTGCAGTTGGCCTGTTATCAGGTGCATTCGCCACACTCACCAATGTCATGCGCACTAATCCATTTGGTCTTGTGCTGGTTTCTGTAGCTACGCTGATTGCCTATCTTGGTGAAACAGGTGATGCGCTCTACCTACTTGGAAGCATTGCATCGAGTGTAGCTGCTGGCTTTGCTGCTGTTTGGTACGACGCAGCGATGGTGTTCAATGAACTGTGGAGTACGGCCAAAACAGTATTCTCCAACATTGAAAAGAATGCTCAAAGCAGTGCTTCTAATTCAGGAAGTAGCTTTAGTGATTTCTTCGAGAGTACAGGGGGAGGCTTTTGGGGTGTTATAGAAACAGCTGCAACTGTATTTGATATGCTGGCCGCAGTTACAAGAACAACCTACAGCTACATGTTTAGCCTTATCGAGGGTTTTGGCAAGTCTGTTGGGAATGTATGGAACAACATCAAAGTATCCATTCTTGAAAGCGTCAAAGGGTTTTTAGATGGAATCATAAATGGACTTAATCAGCTACCTGATTGGATGCTGCCGGATGGGGGGATAGGTCCGGTCAATATTTCAACGGGTACACGTGTTGAAGACGCTTTTAAACCCTTTAATGATGTGTCATTCGATAAAGTCATGGAGGATGCCTTCCTGCTACAGTCAAGCGAAGGTATGGCTGCTGCTGTACGCCGTTTGAAAGAAGAGCAAGAGCAGCTGAAAAAAGCCAAAAAAGAAGCTACTGGAGGACGTAGTAATAATCATGGTGATCTAATTGAGGATATTGGTGGGAGAAGCAAAACTGGCAAGAGTGCAGCAGAAAGAGCACTGCAAGACTTTCACCGTCAACTATCTTCAATGGTTCAGGAGGCAATGCAGCTAAGTGATACTATCGAGCAAATGCAGATGAACAACGGTCTTGTATCTGCTTTCCATCAAGTCACTGACTTGCAGATTGAGATGGCTGCTAATGCTGAGAAGTACAAGAACTACACCCAAGAGCAGACTAATGCCTTGCTTGAGCAAGCCGGGGTGCTCGATAGATTGGCTGAAAAGAAAGCGGTTATGGAATTCGCTACAGAGCATAAGCAGCGCTTGGATGACATGCGCTTTGAGATTGAGCTAATCGGCAAAACAGCAGAAGAGATTGACCGCCTGCGCTTCATCCGCGAGTTAAACCTCGATGCACAACGCAGAATGGCTGGTGCATCAGAAGAGGGGAAAGCAGCGATTGAAGCGGAGATTGATGCGCTGGCTGGTTTGCGAGATGAACTTGAGCGACAACGGGCTGCGCGTGAAGCCGCTATTAATGCAGATTGGTTGGGTGGCGTTGAATCAGGTGTCAGGCAGGCTTATGAGCAGTTTGGGTCGCTGAATAAACTGATGGAAAGCGGCACTGTACGCGCACTAAATACCGTGGGTGATGCTTTCGGTGATTTTGCAACGAAAGGCAAAATGGATGTTCGCAGCATGACAATATCCATTCTTGAGGACTTTGCCCGCATGTTTGCCAAGATAGCTGTAATGAAAGCTGCTGCTGGTCTTTTAGGCAGCTTTGGGGGCAGTGCTGCAGGTAGCTTTGCCGGTATTAGTGCTGGTGCTTCCGGTTATGCTGGTATGAGCACAATGCCAACGTTTGCCAACGGTGGCGCATTTAGTAACGGCGTAGAGTTTTTTGCAAATGGCGGCATAGTTGACCAGCCAACATTGTTCGGCATGTCCGGCGGTCGCAAAGGCGTCATGGGTGAAGCAGGCGCAGAAGCGATCATGCCACTGTCACGAGGTCGAGATGGCAAGCTGGGCGTTAAATTCGACGGCAACGGGGGTCAGCAGGTCATCATCAATCAAACCACTATCATCAATGCCGACGGTAGCAGTGAATCAGACGCAGACGGCGCGCAGCAGGTAGCAACGGCGGTCAAAATGATTGTCTCGGATGAATTACAGCGAGAAATGCGCCCGGGCGGCAAGCTGAACGAAGCAATTAAGAGGATTAAATGA